TGACTATGATTGATACTGACAACCCTCTTAGTTTTAAAGGATTCATGTATAGAGAACTATATGGAAAAATAGATGAAGAATTAAATATTCCTGAAGACCATAGATTTTTCCCCGAACCAAGTAAAGAAAATGAGATTCATGAAAAAATGACGGAACTGGGAGGAGTTGATATTTGCTTTGGAGGAGTAGGAATCAACGGACATATTGCATTCAATGAACCTCCTGAAGAAAGTGAAAATGTAATAGATCAAGAATTTAGAAATATAGGCACTAGAATTTTAAAGATTTCAAGAGAAACTAGAACTATAAATGCTGCGGGAGCCTTGGGTGGTGCTATTTCCGTATTACCTAAATGGTGTATAACTTTAGGTATGAAAGAAATACTTAGTTCAAGGAAAATAAGATTATACATGTTTAGAGATTGGCACAGAGCAGTTGTCAGACGTGCTATTTACGGTGAGATAACTGCTAAATTTCCAGTCACTTTTTTACAGGAGCACAACGATGCTAAAATAATTATTTCTAAGTATGTTGCCCAAAAACCCTTTTAGCACATAGTTAATATCCCAAGAAACTCAAGTTTGTTTCACCGAAGGGTATAAGTGTTAATAATCACGCAGACCGACCGCTTCTTAGGGTAAGACAAGTGATTATTAACACTTATACCCTGACTACATTACACCTACATCCTTTATATTTTCCCATCTATACTAATTTCTTCTCCATTATATAATTAATAAATACCTCTCCATTATGATGTTTATTCTGACGTGTCACTACAGTATATCCTTTACTTAAAAAGAAAGCTTTAGCCGTAATACTGGCTTCCGTATATACTTTCCTATACCCTAACTGTATTGCATCTTCTTCTAACATCTCAACTATACTAGTACCAATACCTATGTTTTGATAATCTTTATGAGTATACAATCTGTCAATATA
This DNA window, taken from Vallitalea longa, encodes the following:
- a CDS encoding glucosamine-6-phosphate isomerase: MKDYYKIGEEKLGENSKIPLEIMDTEDDVYHDMAWTMFDTIKYNNEKGKKTVFICPVGPVGQYKRFARLVNKYRLDLSNVYIFNMDEYLNANMTMIDTDNPLSFKGFMYRELYGKIDEELNIPEDHRFFPEPSKENEIHEKMTELGGVDICFGGVGINGHIAFNEPPEESENVIDQEFRNIGTRILKISRETRTINAAGALGGAISVLPKWCITLGMKEILSSRKIRLYMFRDWHRAVVRRAIYGEITAKFPVTFLQEHNDAKIIISKYVAQKPF
- a CDS encoding GNAT family N-acetyltransferase; translation: MKHNIIIAEFESRDLEEILDLFYNTIHSVNARDYSKNQLDAWGIANPDRDRWLLGLSRNKTYVAKLNNIIVGFGDLNSQYYIDRLYTHKDYQNIGIGTSIVEMLEEDAIQLGYRKVYTEASITAKAFFLSKGYTVVTRQNKHHNGEVFINYIMEKKLV